A segment of the Crassostrea angulata isolate pt1a10 chromosome 10, ASM2561291v2, whole genome shotgun sequence genome:
taatatattttagagtgttttaatactattaattaataaaatctgtaaggattacctcccttacttttcaacattagtgtacaatatatagaataagtcaaatgaaaactgtcataaaatctttaaatcttgtctgatcttaaaaaaaaattgcaggtgtaCATCTTCAGATAGTGTTCAACACATGTAgtttttcaaactgttccatgcagtaataaaaaattctataggggggacaaagttgcgtctacagacagatggacggacagggtgaaacaaATATACCCTTCTGAACTTCGTTTGCAAGGGTATAATAAATCAGTTTCAAGGTACCATTACACTGGTCATATAGTGTCTTTTAAAAcgcaagatttttaaaaaggcaAACACCCCAAAGGGAAGATAACtcaatcttaaaataattcAGACATAGGTCTGAATAAGTAGTCCATCAAATAATGCTAACTGTTCGACACGGGCAAGTATAGGTACTAGCActgaaacaacaaaaataaagcaaaagaaattacataacattttattacagGATTGATGTGTACTATTGTGTATAAAAGTCTTTGCCATGTCTGAAGCACTTCAGTCAATAATGTTGTTATCACAAAACAAGTTTGTTCCTCAGTCATCAGTTTCTTCGATCTTTGGAGCTAGGTAGTATCTCAGGAATCCCATGTCAGCAATTTTGTATTCAACCACTGAAAATACGATATAAATAGTGAGCTAAATGAATAAGAATTGTTCACAATACTGTACATGAATTGCCAGTCTGTGGATGAAATGTCAGTCTATGAAATGAATACCTACCCAGAGGGACATCTTGTGACATGGACAGGCTGACCTGAGCAGAGAGGGGGGTAGCCTTAGTAAAGAAGTTGAGGTATCTGAGGGCAAAAGTCAAGGTCACAGCTTGGTTCATTTCAATGATGACAGCTTCTTCCTCTTTATCTGCACTTGCATTTTGGGCCAACTTAACATTTCCTGTTTTTATAAAGAACATAAATCGTTGAGTTAAACAATTCTAGAAACTATTTCTCAGCACTGAAAGAAATAATGTCAccaaatttttttgaaaattgttactACAAATTTTGTACCAACCTGTGCCTAGATCTCCACTGGCAGAGAATTTGACTCCTTCCTTTGTACAACAGATGACCATGGATTCTCCAATTTgactcaaatctctgcagattCTCTGAAACTCGTGGGAGGGCATCTTGACAACACAGCTGTATTCAGTGTCCTGCAAAAtagatgaaatttttttaaatggatacAACATTCAGACAGAACACCGGGAGTTTTGACAAGAGATTTTTTCTGCATTTCTACAATCTGATTTTATTTCATCTCAACAATAGGAGCACTCAAACATTTACATTGGTGCAACTTCTTATTCAATTGATGATTTAATTGATGATTTTCATGACATTAACAatgttgaacatttttaaaggtttagTATTTCTAAGATTACTTACAGGAATTCCAAGTTGTTCACAGTCTAAATCGAGTAGCTTTAATGAGTAGTCAGATACTTTCTCATTATctgtaaaaaggaaaaaaaaagcaGGTCGGTTAACTAATTCAAATTTAGCTGAAGTATATAAATCCACTTGTATAATTTTCGAAGACTGACAAATTAATATCATGGC
Coding sequences within it:
- the LOC128165869 gene encoding proliferating cell nuclear antigen-like; this translates as MFEARLVQGSLLKKLMEAIRDLIPEAIWDCSGTGITLQAMDNSHVALVAVNLRSDGFETYRCDRNLSMGMSLASMSKVLKCASNDDVITLKAGDNADTVTFMFESPNNEKVSDYSLKLLDLDCEQLGIPDTEYSCVVKMPSHEFQRICRDLSQIGESMVICCTKEGVKFSASGDLGTGNVKLAQNASADKEEEAVIIEMNQAVTLTFALRYLNFFTKATPLSAQVSLSMSQDVPLVVEYKIADMGFLRYYLAPKIEETDD